Genomic DNA from Pirellulales bacterium:
GCTGGCAGCGCCACGCCGGTTGTCGAAAAATCATTAGCAACCGTGGCAGCTACGACGATCGCACTATCCGTAACCTGCGTGGCGGTTTCCGTCGAAGGTTCCGCGGCCTGCTGGCCGGCCGAAGCGGATGCCGGCAGTGTCGCGAACCAGTTGGCCGAGACCTGAGCCAGGTCCTGAGTGTTAACGATGCCATCGCCGTTGATGTCTGCCAGCGAAGCGCCGGTCGAAAGCCAACTCGAAGAGATGGCGGCCAAATCTTGCGCGTTGACGATACCGACATGATTGACATCGCCGGGCAGCACGTTCACGGAAAATGTAAAATCTCCCCCCGCCGTGCCATTGCCTGACGGAAAATCGCTGAGGCCGTTGGTCCATTCACCGTCGAGTGCCTGGCCGCTGGCGTTAGTGACGGCGTTCGCTCCGCTCGATTGCAAATGCAACGACAGCTTGTCGGTACCAATCGCCTTCGACAAGGTCCACGTAGCGGTAAATGTCGTGCTGTTGTAGTTGAAACTTGCGAACGAGTACTGGCTCACGTTGACGCCGGTGACAGACAGGCTGTTTTCCGAAATGTTTACGTTCTGGTCGAACTTGATCTGGACCTGGTTCAAGTTCGTCCAGGGCAAATCCTGGAGTTGCGCCGCGCCACCGACCGGAATTTCGTAGCCAGTGCCGCTACCGGTTCCTGCCGCTTGCATGGCGCTCAGGTAACTGTTCGACCAACTCGTGCTCCCAATGCTGACGTCCGCCACCGTTGGTGCCTGCCCGATGACAATCGGCGACATGAGGTAGGCATGCGTTTGCCCGTCGGGATTGAGGCCATAACCGACGATCTGTCCGGCGTCGTTGATGCCGGCCGCCCCTTCGAGGACCCAGCCCGAGGCGGGATCGATGAGCGAGTTCAAATCGATCAACTGTCCGCCTTCGTACAGAAAGCCATGTTGTGCGCCATTGCCCAAGGTGGCGAACCCCACGACTTGTCCGGCATCGTTAATGGCCTCGGCGAAGCTGTTTATACCGCCGGGAAAGGTACCGATGAAGGTGAGTTGGCCGTCGCTATACATCATGGCCAACGACACGCCGGTATGGATATCACCGTAGCCAGCGATCTGGTTATTGTTGTTGATCGCCGTGGCATCCGTGAAGATGCCATGCGGCAACAAGCCAATGGATTGCATAACTCCGTTGACTTCGATGAATCCGCGCAGATTGTTCGGCGTGTTGGTGCTGCCGGCGATCACGCCGTTGTCGTTGATTCCCGTGGCTGCACTCCAGGGGCCCGAGATCGTGCCCAGATTCTTCACGGTGCCATTACTGTATAAGACGGCGGGGAATTGCTGGTCGGCAAATGCTGCTTCGCCGACCGCCTGACCGCTGTTGTTAATGGCACTGACGTAACCTTCCCGGGCGCCCGGCAATAGCCCCAGGTCTTGCATCACGCCGTTGCTGTAAATGAAGGGGTGCTCGAGGTTGCCGGGCGTGCTCGAATTGCCGACGATCTGACCGCTGTCATTAATCGCCGTGGCATTGCTACTGGTTCCTCCGCTCAACACGCCAAGGTCGTACATCTTGCCGTTGTTGTAGAGAAAGGCATGCTCTTCGCCGTTGGCGGTGCTGGCACCTCCGACCACTTCGCCCCGGCTGTTGATTCCAAAGGCCAGGCTGAACGAACCGCCGGGCAGGACTCCCAAATCCGTAACCGTGTACGAAACGGTCAGCAGGCGTCGATCTTCGAGCGTTTCGACCCCCAACCTTCGGAACCGCAATCCTGAGTTCCTATCGGCGACCGTCGCGCGCTGTCGGCGCGTGCCTGTCGTTCGGTTCCTGCCGCTTGAACGATCAAAATTCTGTCGCATGCTTCTCCACCTATTCCCTTGTGGAATGTACCGGCAAGTTCTCTGTCACGGCTGTTCGAAGTGCGTCGTCGACGAGATCGCCCCTCGATGCGCGCAAACGTTCTCGCCGCTCATGGCAAAGCGCGCGGAATCCTCGCTTGCGTGACCAGAAGTGTGCGAGCCTGTGCTAAGAAGTTCGAGTCAGCCCGACGACGGGCGTTCCAAAGATCATCTCCCCAAAACGGCCTCGCATGCTGCCCCGAAACAAAGCGCTGTGGATGACGCCCTGTCGATGACGAAATGCTGCGCTGACCGTTAGGTTATCCCCCTGATGTGCATCTGAACTGCCTGACCCGAAAGGCACGCACGTCGAAGTTAGCAGACCCCCGCAACGCGGGGAAGGAAAATTCGGGAGCTTTTGCGCGGAAATTTGGGGGTCGATCGGGACCGCGGTGGGGTTGGTAGCAATGCCTTGATATCCGCAAAGTGTTCGCCTTGGCGGACTCGCCGACGCGATCTCGCTAGACCATGGGGACAATGCAACTTCATGCTGAGCGGCCGCGACAGCTGTCGGGACTGAGGTGCGCGCTGGCGTTTTTGGTCCAAGGCAACCGGAGTATCTCCCGGCTAGAATCGAGCTGCGCCGGGCCGGCAGGCTGCCGGCATCTGGAAAACCTGGTTCGACACTGGTGTGCTTTTTTATGAGTGAGCGATTGTTGGCCCGTGTGCGCCGGATTTGTCTGGCATTGCCGGATACCAGCGAACGATTGTCCCACAACGAACCGACTTTTTTTGCCGGCAAGAAGGTCTTCGTCATGTTCGCGAACAATCATCATGGCGACGGCCGCGTGGCGGTCTGGTTGCCTGGCACGCTGGAAGATCAGGAGTCGCTCATCGCAGAGGATCCTCAGAAATTCTTTCGCCCACCCTACGTCGGCCCACGAGGCTGGTTAGGCGTCATCCTGAAGAACGTCAGCGTATCCGAACTAAGCCTGCTCATCGAAGCGGCCTACGAACGAGTCCGCGCGCCACGCCCCAAGCCAAAACGCAGGACGCGATGAAACCTCACGACGAATGTCGGCGAAGCACCGCACGGATTCTGCGGCCGGTCGATGATTACAACCGACGAACTGCCGGCGCCCTGACCTGGTTGCTCAGCCGGGTGGAGTGTAGCGATCAGGCGGCCGTACGTGAATCGCTGACCGTCTATGGCTTGACCGCGTAGACCTTGACGCTGGCCGCATAATCATTGACGTTGTACCGGCTCAGCAATTCCTTGATCCGTCCGTGCAAATCATCGGAACAGCATGACACGACGGGCAAAGTCTCGCTCATTCCGGGCGAGCAACAGCCGGATTGATTTTCGACCATTGAATAGGCGTTCAAGTCTGACCCGCTGTCGATCACTTCCACGGCCGCGAAACCGGCTGCGATCAATCCCGCCTTGTAATCGTCAAGCGGAATCGCCCCAGCGATGCAGCCAACGTAGGCCATTAGGTCGT
This window encodes:
- a CDS encoding dockerin type I domain-containing protein, yielding MRFRRLGVETLEDRRLLTVSYTVTDLGVLPGGSFSLAFGINSRGEVVGGASTANGEEHAFLYNNGKMYDLGVLSGGTSSNATAINDSGQIVGNSSTPGNLEHPFIYSNGVMQDLGLLPGAREGYVSAINNSGQAVGEAAFADQQFPAVLYSNGTVKNLGTISGPWSAATGINDNGVIAGSTNTPNNLRGFIEVNGVMQSIGLLPHGIFTDATAINNNNQIAGYGDIHTGVSLAMMYSDGQLTFIGTFPGGINSFAEAINDAGQVVGFATLGNGAQHGFLYEGGQLIDLNSLIDPASGWVLEGAAGINDAGQIVGYGLNPDGQTHAYLMSPIVIGQAPTVADVSIGSTSWSNSYLSAMQAAGTGSGTGYEIPVGGAAQLQDLPWTNLNQVQIKFDQNVNISENSLSVTGVNVSQYSFASFNYNSTTFTATWTLSKAIGTDKLSLHLQSSGANAVTNASGQALDGEWTNGLSDFPSGNGTAGGDFTFSVNVLPGDVNHVGIVNAQDLAAISSSWLSTGASLADINGDGIVNTQDLAQVSANWFATLPASASAGQQAAEPSTETATQVTDSAIVVAATVANDFSTTGVALPASVNAIQPLRPAAPNVTTDAATTFALASGGAAVQGNGLATTASSSAVPLTSEFGPAQRSSVDNAPHVLAIDNLMQQQTDFSDPETGAAVDAVASSVAPSAVGAPGSSTSAGRKGIGRSN
- a CDS encoding MmcQ/YjbR family DNA-binding protein, which gives rise to MSERLLARVRRICLALPDTSERLSHNEPTFFAGKKVFVMFANNHHGDGRVAVWLPGTLEDQESLIAEDPQKFFRPPYVGPRGWLGVILKNVSVSELSLLIEAAYERVRAPRPKPKRRTR